The following are encoded together in the Proteiniphilum saccharofermentans genome:
- a CDS encoding glycosyl hydrolase produces MKIIHYLTAIILISAFSCTQNAEIRSKQLSDALESGFISPPDSIQTSIYWYWISDNISKEGAVKDLHAMKEAGINRAFIGNIGIDGLPYGEVKMLSDEWWEILHLALKTATELGIEIGIFNSPGWSQSGGPWIKPEESMRYLASSETTLQGPQKIEQRLEQPTKLFQDVKVIAFPATKNENRVLTHQNAVIQSTPSIPELSNITDGNNKTAIRFPDGNEFHITFKSPHPFTARSLTIQITETPLRAKAILQAKLQDGELETISEFDINRSNPSLNVGFEPFAPVVISFPATTATEFRLTFTNTYPQAGLTEVKLSSIPRIERYSEKTLAKMHPTPLPYWDAYLWPSQPEVDDKSLIIREDNILDITQYLSADGILTWDVPEGKWTILRMGMTPTRVTNSPASPEATGLEVDKMSRKWIAEHFDRFIGEILRRIPEVDRKSFKVVVQDSYETGGQNFTDDFLTEFNERYGYDPVPYLPTYKGFVINSQLESDRFLWDMRRMVADKVAYDYVGGLRDVSHQHGLTTWLENYGHWGFPGEFLMYGGQSDEIGGEFWSQGELGDIENRAATSAGHIYGKNKISAESNTSGGPAYSRHPAMMKQRTDRFFAEGINNTLLHVYIMQPYEDKNPGVNAWFGNEFDRKNRWFSQLDLFTQYLKRSNFMLQQGLNVADVAYFIGEDAPKMTGIADPPLPTGYQFDYMNAEVILRDMKVKDGMLTLPHGTQYRVLVLPKLETMRPEVLKKIKELIYDGAVVLGPMPNRSPSLRNQPGADKQVQTMATELWDEVDGVNATYRQYGKGMIINGLTLEETFEMIQLPPDCRLPEDNSIHYGHRSMGDIDIYFISNQTGEKKVIHPEFRVTGKQPELWEATSGSIRILPAFEIKEHSTSLPIKLAPYESVFVVFRNKAGKSGQTNIVDNYPAPEIIEELKGPWSVSFDPLLRGPAEPVIFETLHDWTTSANESIKYYSGTAYYTIHFSVSEVKENEVIEVDLGNLTSMAKVKVNDTYVGGVWTYPYKLDISDFAKPGKNKLVIEVVNNWMNRLIGDQNLPETQRETWCFVNPYNAKSPLQPSGLFGPVTIQSVKY; encoded by the coding sequence ATGAAAATCATTCATTATTTAACAGCAATAATCCTGATTTCCGCATTTTCGTGTACACAAAATGCGGAAATCAGATCGAAACAATTATCGGATGCGTTGGAGAGCGGATTCATTTCTCCCCCCGACTCCATTCAAACAAGTATCTACTGGTACTGGATTTCCGATAATATCTCTAAGGAAGGAGCCGTAAAAGATCTGCATGCGATGAAAGAGGCCGGTATTAACCGTGCGTTTATCGGGAATATCGGCATAGATGGACTTCCTTACGGTGAAGTGAAAATGCTCAGCGACGAATGGTGGGAAATTTTACATCTGGCATTAAAAACTGCCACAGAGTTAGGGATTGAGATTGGAATCTTTAATTCTCCCGGCTGGAGCCAGTCCGGAGGCCCATGGATCAAACCGGAAGAATCGATGAGATACCTTGCCTCCTCTGAGACAACATTACAAGGTCCACAGAAAATTGAACAACGATTGGAACAGCCAACGAAGTTATTCCAGGACGTAAAAGTAATCGCCTTTCCTGCTACAAAAAATGAAAATAGAGTGCTAACCCATCAAAATGCCGTTATACAATCAACTCCATCCATACCTGAACTCTCCAATATTACAGATGGAAACAACAAAACCGCGATCCGGTTCCCGGATGGAAATGAGTTCCATATCACATTCAAGTCACCACATCCTTTTACAGCAAGAAGCTTGACCATCCAAATAACGGAAACACCACTACGGGCGAAAGCAATCTTACAGGCAAAACTGCAGGACGGTGAATTGGAAACTATCTCCGAATTCGATATTAACCGGTCGAATCCATCCCTGAATGTAGGGTTCGAACCTTTTGCCCCGGTAGTTATTTCTTTTCCTGCAACCACCGCAACAGAATTCCGGCTCACATTCACAAACACCTATCCTCAGGCGGGATTGACTGAAGTTAAGTTAAGCAGTATCCCTCGCATAGAAAGATACAGCGAGAAAACATTGGCTAAAATGCATCCCACCCCACTACCCTATTGGGATGCCTATTTATGGCCTTCTCAACCGGAGGTGGACGATAAAAGCCTGATCATCCGGGAAGATAATATCCTCGATATCACCCAGTACTTATCAGCTGACGGTATTTTAACATGGGATGTTCCCGAGGGGAAATGGACCATTCTGCGTATGGGAATGACACCTACACGAGTAACCAATAGTCCCGCTTCTCCCGAAGCAACCGGACTGGAAGTCGACAAGATGAGCAGGAAGTGGATTGCAGAACATTTCGACCGGTTCATAGGAGAGATATTGAGAAGAATACCCGAAGTAGACCGGAAATCCTTCAAAGTAGTGGTACAGGACAGCTATGAAACGGGAGGTCAAAACTTCACCGATGATTTTCTGACAGAATTCAATGAGAGATATGGATATGATCCTGTTCCATATCTACCTACTTATAAAGGGTTTGTCATAAACAGCCAATTGGAATCGGACCGGTTCTTATGGGATATGAGAAGGATGGTAGCCGATAAGGTCGCCTATGACTATGTAGGAGGGCTGAGGGATGTAAGCCATCAACACGGGTTGACCACCTGGTTGGAAAATTACGGTCATTGGGGATTTCCGGGTGAGTTCCTGATGTACGGCGGGCAGTCTGACGAGATCGGAGGGGAATTCTGGAGCCAGGGAGAACTGGGAGATATTGAAAACCGTGCTGCCACTTCAGCCGGGCATATATATGGAAAAAATAAAATTTCAGCAGAATCCAATACATCGGGTGGTCCCGCCTATTCACGTCACCCTGCTATGATGAAACAACGAACCGACCGTTTTTTCGCGGAAGGGATCAACAATACGTTACTGCATGTTTATATCATGCAGCCTTATGAAGACAAAAATCCCGGAGTGAATGCATGGTTTGGCAACGAATTCGACCGGAAGAACAGATGGTTCTCTCAACTGGATCTATTCACGCAATATCTGAAAAGGAGTAACTTCATGTTACAGCAAGGGCTGAATGTCGCTGATGTGGCCTACTTCATCGGGGAAGATGCACCTAAAATGACAGGGATCGCAGATCCTCCTCTCCCGACAGGTTACCAGTTTGACTACATGAATGCTGAAGTGATTCTGAGAGATATGAAAGTCAAAGATGGGATGCTTACACTACCACACGGTACACAATACAGGGTACTTGTTTTACCGAAACTGGAAACGATGCGCCCTGAAGTGCTCAAAAAAATCAAAGAATTGATTTATGACGGAGCCGTAGTACTCGGTCCGATGCCCAATCGCTCACCAAGCCTCCGGAATCAACCGGGAGCAGACAAGCAGGTACAGACAATGGCCACAGAACTATGGGATGAAGTTGATGGAGTAAATGCTACTTACAGACAATATGGGAAAGGGATGATTATAAACGGACTTACACTGGAAGAGACATTTGAAATGATCCAGCTCCCACCCGATTGCAGATTGCCGGAAGACAACTCCATTCATTACGGGCATAGATCAATGGGAGATATTGATATTTACTTTATCTCTAATCAGACAGGAGAGAAGAAGGTTATTCATCCTGAATTCAGGGTAACAGGAAAACAACCTGAACTGTGGGAAGCAACCTCCGGATCAATCCGCATTCTTCCTGCTTTTGAGATAAAAGAACATTCCACCTCCCTGCCCATCAAACTGGCTCCTTATGAAAGTGTTTTTGTCGTATTTAGAAATAAAGCCGGAAAAAGTGGCCAGACGAATATTGTAGATAATTACCCTGCACCTGAAATCATCGAGGAGTTGAAAGGCCCATGGAGTGTTTCTTTTGATCCTCTATTAAGAGGTCCTGCCGAACCGGTGATCTTTGAGACACTTCATGACTGGACCACTTCAGCGAATGAGTCAATTAAATATTACTCAGGGACAGCATACTATACAATCCATTTCTCCGTTTCGGAAGTAAAAGAGAATGAAGTGATCGAGGTCGACCTGGGAAATCTGACTTCGATGGCAAAAGTGAAAGTAAATGACACTTATGTAGGTGGAGTTTGGACTTACCCCTACAAACTCGATATCTCCGATTTCGCAAAACCCGGAAAGAATAAGCTGGTAATCGAGGTGGTCAACAACTGGATGAATCGCCTGATCGGTGACCAAAATCTTCCTGAAACGCAGAGAGAAACATGGTGTTTCGTAAATCCATATAATGCGAAGAGTCCGTTACAACCATCCGGTCTTTTCGGGCCTGTAACCATTCAGTCGGTAAAGTATTGA